AGTTAAGGTTTTGATTTCCTGTGCCTGGTTGTTGTAAAAAGTGAAAACAGTGAAGAGTAAGAAGATAATTTTTTTCATTGCAATATGTTTTGATTTCTCAATTCCGATAGTTGTCGGAAGCAAATCGGAGAAGATTCAAATATAAAGGTTTGTCGTGAATTTTAATTAATCAGGAGGTAGTAAATTTAGTGAACTAAGATTTTCAAATGTAATTAGTGTAAATTAGTGAAATTCGTGGCGAAAAACGGACTGTTTTTTCACAAGAAAAAATCTAAAATCTAAAAACCAAAATCTGAAAGCAAAAGCGTATATTTGCGTTTATTTTTAATTACGAATGGAGAACGATAAAGAAAAAAATACAGCCGAATTTTACGAAAGATTAAAAGTCGAATTAGATAATGCAAATACTTGGCCTGCAGAATATTTGTATAAATTTATTGTGCCAACAGTTGCAGATAACGTAGAGCGTGTTGAAAAAGCTTTTGACGGTATGGGAGCTGTTATTAAAACAACTAAATCTAAAACGGGTAAATTTACCAGTGTTTCTGTTGATGTTACAATGCATAGCTCTGATGCTGTTATTGGTAAATACAAAGAAGTTTCTACAATAGAAGGTATAGTTTCATTATAACTTATGAACGAAAAATATAAAAAAGAGAACGCCAACGACGTCGTATTTAATTTAGAATATAATTCTGAAAGACAGCGTTTATTAATTCCGGAGTATGGTCGTCATTTGCAAAAACTGATTGATCAGGCAACTGTTATTGAAGATGCTGAAACACGTAATAAGGCAGCAAAGTACATTATACAGGTAATGGGGAGTTTAAATCCGCATTTACGAGATGTACCCGATTTTCAGCATAAATTATGGGATCAGCTTTTTATTATGTCTGATTTTAAATTAGATGTAGAATCGCCATATCCAATTCCGTCAAGAGATGTTTTGCAGTTAAAACCAGATGTTTTACAATACCCGCAAAATTTTCCAAAATACCGATTTTATGGTAATAACATCAAATATATGATTGATGTTGCCAATAAATGGGAAGAAGGTGAGATGAAAAACGCTTTGGTTTTGGTTATTGCAAACCATATGAAAAAATCATTCTTAAGCTGGAACAAAGACACGGTAAAAGATGATGTAATTTTCGAACATTTATATGAATTATCCGGAGGAAAGATCAATTTATTACAAAGCACAGAAGAGCTTTTGAATACAACCGATCTTATGCGCACAAATAAACGCATGTCAAACAAAATTTCACCTGCCGGACAGCCGAAAATTCAAAACAACAAGAACAACAATAAAGGCGGTAAAAAGCCTTTTCAAAAAAATAATAATCAGAAATAAAAAAAGTTGCTAAGTGTCTAAGATACTAAGTTGCTAAGTTTTTTTATAAAGATAAAAAGCTTAATGCCTTAGAACCTTTGTAACTCAGAACCTTAAAAAAGATCTATGGGAATTTTTAAAATCGAAGGAGGAACTCCTTTAAAAGGAGAAATCACTCCACAAGGAGCAAAAAATGAGGCATTACAAATTTTATGTGCCGTGCTTCTAACGGGAGAGAAAGTAAAAATTAATAATATTCCTGATATTATAGACATCAATAAATTAATCACTTTGTTGGGTAATTTAGGGGTGAAAATTCAACGCAATGAACCGGGTTCAATCACTTTTCAGGCTGATGAGGTTAATGTTGGATATTTAGAAACAGAAGCTTTCAAAAAAGAAGGCGGAGCTCTTCGTGGTTCTATTATGATTGTTGGGCCGCTTTTGGCTCGTTTCGGAAAAGGATATATCCCAAAACCAGGAGGAGATAAAATTGGCCGTCGTAGATTAGATACACATTTTGAAGGTTTTATTAACCTTGGAGCAAAATTCAGATATAACAGAGAAGATCACTTTTACGGAGTAGAATCTCCGGCTGAGGGATTGAAAGGAACAGATATGCTTTTAGACGAAGCATCTGTAACTGGCACTGCAAACATTGTAATGGCTGCTGTTTTAGCAAAAGGAACAACAACTGTTTATAATGCTGCTTGTGAGCCTTACTTACAGCAGTTATGTAAAATGTTGAACTCTATGGGGGCAAAAATCACAGGAGTTGGTTCTAACTTATTAACTATTGAAGGTGTTGAAAGCCTTGGTGGATGTGAGCACAGAATTTTACCTGACATGATCGAAATTGGTTCCTGGATTGGTCTTGCAGCTATGACAAAAAGTGAAATTACGATCAAAAATGTAAGCTGGGAAAACTTAGGTTTGATTCCAAATACATTTAGAAAATTGGGTATTACAATCGAAAAACGTAACGACGATATTTACATTCCGGCTCATAAAGACGGATATGAAGTAAAAACAGATATCGATGGTTCTATTCTGACAATTGCAGATGCACCATGGCCTGGATTTACACCAGATTTATTAAGTATTGTTTTGGTTGTGGCAACTCAGGCAAAAGGAGATGTTTTAATTCACCAAAAAATGTTTGAAAGCCGTTTGTTCTTTGTAGATAAATTAATCGATATGGGAGCAAAAATTATGTTATGTGACCCGCACAGAGCTGTGGTTATGGGGCATAATTTTGAATCTCAATTGAAAGCAACGACAATGTCATCTCCTGATATTCGAGCAGGAATTTCATTATTGATCGCAGCGCTTTCTGCAAAAGGAACAAGTACGATTCAAAATATTGAACAAATTGACCGTGGATACGAGCGTATCGATGAGCGCTTAAGAGCAATCGGCGCAAAAATCGTGAGAGCGTAAATTAAGAGTTAGCCACGACACGAGCGAAAGCGAACTGGCGAAGCAATTAACGAATTACACAAAATTATCATTGTGTTTTATTGCACTATTTTTTTTGAATAAAATTTCGGAAGTTATAATTAGTTTAATTCGTGATCCCGATAGCTATCGGGAGTGGCAAAAAAATAAATGTCTTTAAATGACAAACGAACAAAAAGCTATAAAAGCTACTATTTTTAGTATAGCCGGAAACACCTGCTTAGCCCTTGTAAAAGGCTTAGCAGGTTTTTTTGGCAATTCTTATGCCTTGATTGCAGATGCAATCGAGTCGACAACCGATATTTTTTCGTCTTGTCTGGTCTTATTCGGAATCAAGTATTCTAATAAACCAGCAGATGAAAATCATCCTTATGGTCATGGTCGTGCAGAGCCTTTAATTACTTTTTTGGTAGTTGGATTTTTAATTACTTCAGCAACTATTATTGGTTACGAAAGTATTGCCAATATTGGTACTTCACACGAGTTGCCAAAATCCTGGACATTGTATGTTTTAGGAGCTATTATTGTTTGGAAAGAATATTCATTTCGATTGGTTATGAAACGAAGCAGGCAAACAAACAGTTCTTCTCTAGCTGCTGATGCATGGCATCATCGTAGTGATGCTATAACTTCTGTAGCAGCGTTTATTGGAATTACGATTGCGCTGGTTATGGGTAAAGGTTATGAATCTGCAGATGACTGGGCTGCACTTTTTGCTGCTTTTTTTATTCTTTATAACAGTTATAAAATTTTCAGACCTGCACTTGGTGAAATCATGGATGAAAATTTAAATGATGATCTGGTTGAAGAAATTCGAGTTAAAGCATTATTGGTACCGGGAATTCTTGGAACTGAAAAATGTTTTATTCGTAAAGCAGGAATGCGTTATCACGTAGATCTTCATGCAATAGTTTCGGCTAAAATATCGGTGAAAGAAGGACATGAATTGTCGCACAAACTACAAGATAAATTAAAAGAAGAAATTCCTGAGCTCGGAAATGTTTTGATTCATATTGAGCCAGATGATTATCACTGAGAAAGAGGTTCAGAGTTGCAAAGGTTAAATGGGACAAAGGTTTTTTTGTTATGTAAACTCTTTTACTGTTTTAAACTTTGATAAAGATTGAAATAAAAAATCCGTTTATTCTTTAAGAGAGAGTAAACGGATTTTTTTATGTGATAAAGTGTGGCAGTTCGAGCGAAGTCGAGAACCTTACAAGTGTTTAGACTTTGTTCCGCTGAACCTTTGCAACTTTGTGCCTAGTCTAGAACATTCAAAATCTTCAAACCAAATACAACGCCATTTTGCTGAATTCCGCTTTGGTACGAATGAACATAATCAATACGAAATACTTTTAATTTTCCAAAGCCTAAGTTGTCTAAGCCGACTGTAAATTCAGAATAAGGCTTTTTATCCGGAATTGCCAAAGCGTGAAATCCTAGATTCATTGTTGATTTTAATAGATTAATCAGCGGAATTTTATTGGTTACAAATCCCATGTCATTATGTTCCAGATGCATTTCGAAATAGCTGTCATTTGTACTGTTGGCATAATATGGCATTAAATTAAAGACGTTCAAATAACGATCACTTGTTCCGATATGAGTTTGGTTTCCGTTGAAATGTCTGTAATCTATAAAAGCAATATTTTCGGCATTAAAGAATTTTCCGGCTCTGAAATTCATTCCCAAAACACCTTTATTATTTAAAGCTAAATCATATTGTACAGAGGCACCGATTCTTTCAAATTCATATTTTTTCTCGCTTGCTGCAAATGCTTTTTCAAAAGCCAGAAAAACAGTTGGATACTTTTCATTTTTTACATTAAACCTCCCATCAGGTCTTGAAATATATTTGTTTCCAAAATTGATTCGGGCGGTCAAAGCGGTTTTAAATAAATGATGTTGATCAAAAGCCGGAGTTGTAAAATCATTTGGTGCCAGCGGATTGTTGGAGGAATAGATGTCATCTTTTTTAAAGAAAGAATAATCCGTTGTGTTAAACAATGACTTTCGTTGTTCATAAGCAATTCTGGCATTTAAATTTACTCCATTAGCAACATCTTGTCCGTAATTAATTTGAGCGAATTCCAGATTGTATAATTTCATGTAATTATCTTTAAAAAATAAAGAACTTATGGAATTGACAAATTTGCTGATTGGTTCTGCACCATTAAACTGCGCCGTTTTTGTACCTCCCGAAGCCGAGAGTGAAGCATAATTAATGGTGTTGAATCGATGGCTGAATTCGCCTGTTACGCGCAAACGCTCATCAGAAAATCCATAATTGAAAGTCGTGCTTATTGTAGTACTTTTTCCTTCCTCTTCATTCCATTTTTTAAAAGAAAATCCAGAATCCAGATTAAATCCCTGAACAGTATTAAAACTCAAAGAACTCAGATTTAGTAAGCCTTTATATTCAAAAGAGTGTTTTTTGAACGTATTTTTATATTCATAACCCATTATAACATCCCATACTTTAAACTTATTGCTTTTAGCATCGATAGAGTCAGTATATTTTTGAGACTTTCTAATGGTTTGTAAACTGTCTTTTTTAGTATAATCATTGCTTTCTTCGATGGTCAGTGGAATTGGACGTATTTGATTCCAGAATGCATCATCTTTTTTATTGGCATTTGGTTCAAAAGCTACAATTTCATTTGTAAAAGTTTTCTTTTCAAAAGAAGATGGAAACTCATAATTGGAATAAACATAATTGAATTTTCCGGAGAACTTTACTCCAAAAGCACCAGCATTAAAAGAAAGCGTTTGAGCGTTTTTTGACCAGATTTTATTTTTTACATTGTAGCTAAAACTTTGTTTCAGGTTCATTACTTCAGTAAATTCGTTTTTCATTCTGTAGCCTTTTATATCTAGGTCTACAGCATAAATCGCAAAACTATCATCAACGATATAAATGTAACCTTCAAAAACGGGTTCTTTATCCCGTTTTGGAGTTACCTTTATCTTATAAATCTGTTGATTGTTGTCGTCAAAAAAAGTGCCTTCAAGCTTGTATTTGTAGTAATTGAAAGCGTTATCAGCGATAGGAGAGATGAGATTAATATTGAATTCTAAAGTATTGTCATAAAAATCATAAGTCGATAAAGTCGCGGTATTATAACTGAATCCTTTGTTGTTTCCGGAAACTTTTGATGCAATGATTTTTTCTTTTAGTTTTTCTGGTTTTTCAAAAGAAATCTTAGAAATGGTCTCTGACAGATATAAAATACCGGTTCCGGTGGAGTCTAAATTTGAAGCCATTTCGTCACCGATATCGACCTTTAATCCCATTATTTTCTTTGGAAGATCTTTTATTTTGAACATTCCTTTTGAGTAAAAATCAGCTGTGTAACGGGCTGTTTTTTCAGCATTGTCTTTCTTGTTTGCAATAGCACTTTTTATAATTGCATTGGCAGGATTGTTTTTGGGATCAATAATGACTTCATTTAAAGCAAAACTTTCTTCCTGCATTACAATATTTAGGGTAACTGTTTTTGAATCTGAGGCAACAGTTGATTTTTGAGTTTTAAAACCCAGATATTGAAAAATGATTTTGTTTTTACCAATCTCTTTTACATTAAGTTGGTATTTTCCCTGATCATTTGAAGTGGTTCCGCTATAGGTGTTTTCTTCAAAAACAGAAACAAAAGGTAACGGATTTCCTTTTTCATCGGTAATCGTGCCTTTGATTTGTGCAAAGTTTGAAAGAGAAAAAAATAAAAAGGCGAGTAGAGTATAGTTTTTCATGAAAGTGGTTTCTCTCACAAAAATAAAATAAGTTAAATCTGAGCTTATTAATAATTTGTTAAATAACGTTTTACAAAAAAGACTGAATGGCTAGTTCGTAGCTTTTTAACCCGAAGCCTAAAATAACACCTTTTGCATTTCCTGATAGATACGATTGATGTCTGAAGCTTTCGCGTGCATAAGTATTTGAAATATGAACTTCGATTACGGGAGTTGTAACCGCTTTCATTGCATCGCCCAAACCTATAGAAGTGTGAGTATAAGCACCGGCATTTAAAATAATTCCATCAAAAGTAAAACCGCATTCCTGAATTTTCCCAATCAATTCGCCTTCAATATTGCTTTGATAATAAGAAAGTTCTATGTTTGGAAATTTTTGCTGCAACGTTTCAAAATAATCTTCAAAAGTCTGGCTTCCGTATACTTCCGGTTCTCTTTTTCCTAAAAGATTTAAATTGGGGCCGTTGATGATGCAGATTTTCATATTTTAAATTATTTATATTGAAATATTGACATTGCTATTGGTTTTTGCAATTGTCATTGTATGCTGTAAAAATAAAAAAACCGTTCTATATAATAGAACGGTTTTTATAAAAGTATGTGAAATTCTTTTAGAACATGAATCCTGCTGATAATTGAACTACAGAGTTTCTAATATCGGCATGCGAAGAAACATCTGTTAATCCTAAACTATAGCGACCTTGTACAAATATGCTTTTGGTAATTTTTAATCCTAGACCTGCATTAAGAGCAAAATCAAAAGTATTGGCATCTTCGAAATCTACTTTATTTTTTTGACTTAATAAAAATGAAGCTTGTGGTCCAACTTCTAAACTTAATGATTTTGTCACATAGATTTTAGCCATTACAGGAATAGACAAATAAGCTAATTCATTTTTGAAATCTTCTTGTGCATCAGCAAATTTATAAGTTGCTCCCTGTGTAGAATATAAAAGCTCTGGCTGAATAGCAAATTTTTCTAATAATTTTACTTCTGCAACTACACCAACATGGTAGCTTGTAATTCCATCTTTATCAAATGCTACACCGTCTAATGATGCATCTCCAGGTTGACTTGCAAAGTTAACCCCTGCTTTAACTCCAAATTGTAATAATTGTGCATGTAACGTAGCTGATGTTGCAAGGCAAAATGCAGCCACTAAAAATATCTTTTTCATAAAAAGGTTTTTAAAAATTGGTATTATAAAATGTTATCTACAGTTCAAAACTACATTTTTTTAGATTTATTGTTTTATAACTTTCTTTATATAATTATTAAAATTGGCACTTTTTAGGTTGTATTATGGCAGTAAAAGTTTGGTGTTTCTTTTTAATTGTTTGAAAATCAGCGGATTATTTGTAATCTAATTCTGTCTTATTTAATTGAACTCTTTTCTGTTTTCAATTATTTTTTAATCAGTATAATCTTATTTTTAGATTTAAAATGAAGAATATAAATAATATAAAAAGTTGTTTGTGTTTACTTGTGATGGTTTTGTCAATACTCATAATAAAGCGTGAAGTTAGGTCATTATGGATAACAGAAAAATAGTTGATGAGTTTGATTTCTATTTAGTTAAGAGAAAAATTAGTGCGAGGTATGTCTGGAAAAGTTTAGGAATAAATTATTTGATGTTGTAAAAGAATTTTAAGCAATATTTGGCTTGTTCAGGGTACTAATTTTTTTGTTAAAATAAAAATGTTTTTTAAGAAGTATATTTTTATATTTGGCTCATTAATTTAACCCAAAACAAATTAGAATGAAAAAAATTATTTTATCTGCCATTGCTATTATGGCTTTTGCATTCTCAAATGCTCAGGAAACAAGATTCGGTATTAAAGGAGGTTTAAATATTACAACTTTTGCAGGTGGGAATTATTGGGATGCTAACTCTTTAGTTGGCTTTCAAGTTGGTGGTTTTGCTGAAATTAAAGTTATCGAAAGATTATCTATACAGCCAGAGCTGTTATTTTCTACTCAAGGAGCCAGAATTGAGTTAGCTGGAAACAATGATTTTGATACAAAACTAAATTATATTAACGTTCCTGTTTTAGCAAAGTTTTATATTACAAAGCAATTTACTGCTGAAGCTGGACCACAATTAGGATTTTTAGTTTCTGCTAAAAGTGATGGAGAAGATGTTAAAGATGGTTTCAAATCAGTTGATACAGGATTTAATTTAGGACTTGGATACAACTTTACGGATAATTTCTCAGTTGGAGCTCGTTATACTATAGGTTTGTCAAATATCGCAGATAATGATGCAGATACTTGGGATGAATATTATGATAGCCCAAAAAACAGTGTTTTTGCTATAACTGCAGCATATAAATTCTAATCTGAATTTTAAAATATTTCTTGAACCTTCCTGATTCAGGAAGGTTTTTTTTATGCTAGTTCTTACTTGCTTAGCGCTTTACAAAACTTTAATCTATTAATAATGTAATCGTTATAGGTTAATTCTTATATTTGATACTTAACTTTAATTTAAAGAAATGAAAAGAATTATTTTAGTAACAATCGTACTTATGGCATTTGGATTTACAAACGCACAATCGACCAGATATGGTGTGAAAGGAGGCTTGAATGTTTCTGGTATAACAGGTTATGCTGAAGACACAAAAACTTTAATAGGTTTTCATGTTGGAGGTTTTGCAGAAATAAAAGTTATTGAAAAATTAGCTATTCAGCCTGAATTTTTGTTTTCTACACAAGGAACAGTAATTGAGGGCTTCAACGGAGATTCTAATACTACTGTAAAAGTGAATTATTTAAATATTCCGGTTTTAGCTAAATATTCTATTTCAAATGCTTTTACTGTTGAAGCGGGACCACAAATTGGGTTTTTATTATCTGCTAAAACCAGAGGTGAGGATGTTAGTGATCTTTATAAATCAACAGATTTTGGTTTCAATTTAGGATGTGGATATAATTTTACGGAAAATATTTCTGTAGGTGCTCGTTACACAATTGGTCTAACAGATGTTAATGATGCTTCTGATGAATCTCTATATCCGGATTTGTATAATGCAAGTTTTAAAAATAGCAATTTTGCATTGTCATTGGCATATAAATTTTAATATTTAATTCAGCATATTTTTAAAACCTTCCTAATTCAGGAAGGTTTTTTTATGCTTAAAAATGTTTTACTTTGTAAATATGAAATGGAATAATTATATAAAAGATTATCAGTCGTATCTGCGCATAGAAAGAGGTTTGTCTAAAAACACGATCGAAAATTATAGTTTTGATATTGAGCGATTGTGCCTTTTTTTAGAGACGAATCAGATGGATGTTTCTCCTGTAAAAATTAAGGACGAAACAGTACAGGAATTTATATATGCGGTTTCAAAAGAAGTAAATCCAAGATCGCAGGCTCGTATTATATCCGGACTTAAAAGTTTTTTTAATTATTTGGTTTTTGAAGATTACAGAAACGACAATCCATTAGAATTAATTGAGACGCCAAAAACAGGACGTAAATTACCGGATACTTTGGCAGTAAGCGAAATTGATGCGCTTATTGCCGCGATTGATTTAAGCACAAATGAAGGTGAGCGAAACAGAGCAATACTCGAAACCTTGTATGGATGTGGTTTGAGGGTTTCAGAATTAATTTCACTTAAAATATCGGATCTGTTTTTTGAAGAAGGTTTTGTCAAAATTACCGGTAAAGGAAACAAAGAACGATTTGTTCCCATTGGAAAATTAACTAAAAAGTATATTGAGATTTACAAAAATGAAATTCGTTCTAATTTAATTATTAAAAAGGGTTTTGAAGATACTTTGTTTTTAAACAGAAGAGGTAATCAGCTTACACGGGCTATGATATTTACAATTATTAAAGATCTGGCTGTTAAAGTAGGACTGAAGAAAAATATTAGTCCGCATACACTTCGTCATTCTTTTGCAACTCATTTATTAGAAAATGGTGCAGACTTAAGATCAATACAGTTAATGTTAGGTCATGAGTCGATTACAACTACAGAAATTTACGTGCATTTAGACAGAAGTTTCTTAAAAGAAGTGATGTATTCATTTCACCCTCGAAAATAATTTTTTTGAGAGCAGGCATTTTTATTTCAAAAATTAATATATTGTATGATATTTTCTATTAAAGGTAAATAAAATCGACAAACTGCATTTTTTTACTTTTATCCTGTTTTAATGATCGAATTTGCTAAAAAAGGTAATGTATGGTTTTTGATTTATATGGAAATGAAGATTGCTTAGAAGTAAATAATTTTTATAAAAAATTATTGGCTGAAATGCCCGATTTGCTTTTTCAGTTTGTAATAGATAAAGACAATAATTACTCTTTTCCGCTTGTTAGCAAATCAGCTGATGATATTTTTGAGATTTCTGCAACAGAGTTTACCAACGAAATTAAATTTATTATCTACGACCGAATTTTTCCCGACGATAGAAATTTCTTTTTTGAGACTTTAGTTACGGCACGAAAGGAAATAAAACCATGGGAAATTGAGTTTAGGG
The sequence above is drawn from the Flavobacterium sp. N2038 genome and encodes:
- a CDS encoding DUF4290 domain-containing protein yields the protein MNEKYKKENANDVVFNLEYNSERQRLLIPEYGRHLQKLIDQATVIEDAETRNKAAKYIIQVMGSLNPHLRDVPDFQHKLWDQLFIMSDFKLDVESPYPIPSRDVLQLKPDVLQYPQNFPKYRFYGNNIKYMIDVANKWEEGEMKNALVLVIANHMKKSFLSWNKDTVKDDVIFEHLYELSGGKINLLQSTEELLNTTDLMRTNKRMSNKISPAGQPKIQNNKNNNKGGKKPFQKNNNQK
- a CDS encoding porin family protein, yielding MKKIFLVAAFCLATSATLHAQLLQFGVKAGVNFASQPGDASLDGVAFDKDGITSYHVGVVAEVKLLEKFAIQPELLYSTQGATYKFADAQEDFKNELAYLSIPVMAKIYVTKSLSLEVGPQASFLLSQKNKVDFEDANTFDFALNAGLGLKITKSIFVQGRYSLGLTDVSSHADIRNSVVQLSAGFMF
- a CDS encoding DUF5686 and carboxypeptidase regulatory-like domain-containing protein, translated to MKNYTLLAFLFFSLSNFAQIKGTITDEKGNPLPFVSVFEENTYSGTTSNDQGKYQLNVKEIGKNKIIFQYLGFKTQKSTVASDSKTVTLNIVMQEESFALNEVIIDPKNNPANAIIKSAIANKKDNAEKTARYTADFYSKGMFKIKDLPKKIMGLKVDIGDEMASNLDSTGTGILYLSETISKISFEKPEKLKEKIIASKVSGNNKGFSYNTATLSTYDFYDNTLEFNINLISPIADNAFNYYKYKLEGTFFDDNNQQIYKIKVTPKRDKEPVFEGYIYIVDDSFAIYAVDLDIKGYRMKNEFTEVMNLKQSFSYNVKNKIWSKNAQTLSFNAGAFGVKFSGKFNYVYSNYEFPSSFEKKTFTNEIVAFEPNANKKDDAFWNQIRPIPLTIEESNDYTKKDSLQTIRKSQKYTDSIDAKSNKFKVWDVIMGYEYKNTFKKHSFEYKGLLNLSSLSFNTVQGFNLDSGFSFKKWNEEEGKSTTISTTFNYGFSDERLRVTGEFSHRFNTINYASLSASGGTKTAQFNGAEPISKFVNSISSLFFKDNYMKLYNLEFAQINYGQDVANGVNLNARIAYEQRKSLFNTTDYSFFKKDDIYSSNNPLAPNDFTTPAFDQHHLFKTALTARINFGNKYISRPDGRFNVKNEKYPTVFLAFEKAFAASEKKYEFERIGASVQYDLALNNKGVLGMNFRAGKFFNAENIAFIDYRHFNGNQTHIGTSDRYLNVFNLMPYYANSTNDSYFEMHLEHNDMGFVTNKIPLINLLKSTMNLGFHALAIPDKKPYSEFTVGLDNLGFGKLKVFRIDYVHSYQSGIQQNGVVFGLKILNVLD
- a CDS encoding cation diffusion facilitator family transporter; amino-acid sequence: MTNEQKAIKATIFSIAGNTCLALVKGLAGFFGNSYALIADAIESTTDIFSSCLVLFGIKYSNKPADENHPYGHGRAEPLITFLVVGFLITSATIIGYESIANIGTSHELPKSWTLYVLGAIIVWKEYSFRLVMKRSRQTNSSSLAADAWHHRSDAITSVAAFIGITIALVMGKGYESADDWAALFAAFFILYNSYKIFRPALGEIMDENLNDDLVEEIRVKALLVPGILGTEKCFIRKAGMRYHVDLHAIVSAKISVKEGHELSHKLQDKLKEEIPELGNVLIHIEPDDYH
- a CDS encoding porin family protein — translated: MKRIILVTIVLMAFGFTNAQSTRYGVKGGLNVSGITGYAEDTKTLIGFHVGGFAEIKVIEKLAIQPEFLFSTQGTVIEGFNGDSNTTVKVNYLNIPVLAKYSISNAFTVEAGPQIGFLLSAKTRGEDVSDLYKSTDFGFNLGCGYNFTENISVGARYTIGLTDVNDASDESLYPDLYNASFKNSNFALSLAYKF
- a CDS encoding DUF493 domain-containing protein, which translates into the protein MENDKEKNTAEFYERLKVELDNANTWPAEYLYKFIVPTVADNVERVEKAFDGMGAVIKTTKSKTGKFTSVSVDVTMHSSDAVIGKYKEVSTIEGIVSL
- the aroQ gene encoding type II 3-dehydroquinate dehydratase, encoding MKICIINGPNLNLLGKREPEVYGSQTFEDYFETLQQKFPNIELSYYQSNIEGELIGKIQECGFTFDGIILNAGAYTHTSIGLGDAMKAVTTPVIEVHISNTYARESFRHQSYLSGNAKGVILGFGLKSYELAIQSFL
- the murA gene encoding UDP-N-acetylglucosamine 1-carboxyvinyltransferase: MGIFKIEGGTPLKGEITPQGAKNEALQILCAVLLTGEKVKINNIPDIIDINKLITLLGNLGVKIQRNEPGSITFQADEVNVGYLETEAFKKEGGALRGSIMIVGPLLARFGKGYIPKPGGDKIGRRRLDTHFEGFINLGAKFRYNREDHFYGVESPAEGLKGTDMLLDEASVTGTANIVMAAVLAKGTTTVYNAACEPYLQQLCKMLNSMGAKITGVGSNLLTIEGVESLGGCEHRILPDMIEIGSWIGLAAMTKSEITIKNVSWENLGLIPNTFRKLGITIEKRNDDIYIPAHKDGYEVKTDIDGSILTIADAPWPGFTPDLLSIVLVVATQAKGDVLIHQKMFESRLFFVDKLIDMGAKIMLCDPHRAVVMGHNFESQLKATTMSSPDIRAGISLLIAALSAKGTSTIQNIEQIDRGYERIDERLRAIGAKIVRA
- the xerD gene encoding site-specific tyrosine recombinase XerD — protein: MKWNNYIKDYQSYLRIERGLSKNTIENYSFDIERLCLFLETNQMDVSPVKIKDETVQEFIYAVSKEVNPRSQARIISGLKSFFNYLVFEDYRNDNPLELIETPKTGRKLPDTLAVSEIDALIAAIDLSTNEGERNRAILETLYGCGLRVSELISLKISDLFFEEGFVKITGKGNKERFVPIGKLTKKYIEIYKNEIRSNLIIKKGFEDTLFLNRRGNQLTRAMIFTIIKDLAVKVGLKKNISPHTLRHSFATHLLENGADLRSIQLMLGHESITTTEIYVHLDRSFLKEVMYSFHPRK
- a CDS encoding porin family protein, giving the protein MKKIILSAIAIMAFAFSNAQETRFGIKGGLNITTFAGGNYWDANSLVGFQVGGFAEIKVIERLSIQPELLFSTQGARIELAGNNDFDTKLNYINVPVLAKFYITKQFTAEAGPQLGFLVSAKSDGEDVKDGFKSVDTGFNLGLGYNFTDNFSVGARYTIGLSNIADNDADTWDEYYDSPKNSVFAITAAYKF